The Coprobacillus cateniformis DNA window GATATAAAATATTTTCAAGGGATACCTTATATAAAAAGACCTGATAAGAATCATCAAGTGATAGGACAAACAACTTTAAAGAAAACAAAAGATAAAGAAAAAGATATCATTGTCTGTGATGATATCTTTTATAAATATCATAAAGTTGTATTAGGCTACAAAAAAGGATATATACCAGTAAATAATAATGAATACATTGTCCTAAAAAGACGGTTTCCCATTCTTATAATTATTATCATTATGTTATTAAGCATTACTACTGTGATAGCACTTTTTTCATCTATAGATGAAAGAAAAAATCTTAAAATTAATAATACTGGAAAAGATCAAACAACGGAGATTATTCAAAAAAGAAGTTCAACAGACATGAGGATAATTATTTCATCAGCAATATCATGTGATGGTAAAAATATGCTAAATATGGGTATCAAAAATCTGAATAAGAACAGATATTTAAGATATATTTTTGAATACAATGAAGATATTGTTTATGATAGTCAACTAGTTGAATACAATAGAACTATTCAAACAGATCAATTAAATAAAAATTTAGAGAAAGGAAATTATTTTATTAAAGTAAAAATTGAGTCCTATGATTTAAAGCAAAAGTTAATGGGATATCATTATGCTGAGATAAAATTGATTGTGGAATAAAAAATGAATAAAAATATTATTTTATTAACATCTGTATTAATGTTGTCAGGAGTATCAGTAGCAAGTGAACAAGATAAAAGTGTTCCAGTTAATTTATATGTTGAAGCAACGGTGTTAGACTATACTGTTCCTGAAAGTATTTCTATGTATGTAAAAGCAAATTCTAATGAAGCAGATATTGATGATATGAAAATCACAAATAATTCTAAAGTTGGAGTTATCCAAATTAAAAACATTTCAGCTTTAGCAATCAATGATTATACGAAAGTTGAAGATATATCAGACTTCTCAAAGCTACCTATGAACTCAAAGAAAGCCTCACTTGTCTTTAGAAATCATGATATGATGACAGATTATAAAGAAGTTATAGAAGTAGATCCAGAATGTGATGAGAACCTTTCTTTTACTGGACATTCAAATGCTACCACTGAAATCGTTGCTGATCAACCATTTGAAATTATAATGACTGTAGGTTTTAAATAATGAAATCTAAAAAAATAAGTATTGTGGCAATTGTCTTAGTTCTTATTTTTTGTCATTCATTTAAAAACTCATATGCATTAGTGACATTAGAAGAACGATTTAAAGTTATACTTGCAAATTCATCAGGATCATTAACAAAATCATTAAACATAGATCTTAGTGGTGTTAATATAACTGAAAATCCAAGCGTTCGCTATTATTGTGAGGAGGATGTAAGAGGAACAGTATATAATTCTATTGCTCCAGCAACTGGAACACAACTTATATGGTATGATGCCGATAAAAAGGTTAATAAAAATTGGTATAGTTTAGGTGGGAATGTTAGTGGGAATTGGAGTAGTAATACGGCATCAACACTTACATTTAATACTGTTGATGTTACTGCAACTACACCATATGTTCGACTTCCAAAGGTGTCAAAAACTGGATATACTTTTACTGGATGGACAATTTCAGAAACACAACGAGCATATTATTATTTTAATGGTGCATTAAGAAGTACAGTTGGTTCATCATCGATATCATCAAAGGATGGTTGGTATCAAATCGAGGTAGGAATGACCAGTAATGCTTTAACAGTTAAGCCTACATTTAAAATTAATAACTATACTGTCAAGTTTGATGATGGGATGGGCAATATATTAAAAACACAAAATGTTTCTTATAGTAGTAGTGCGACTCCACCAACACCACCAACTCGGCCAGGATATACATTCTCAGGATGGAATGAATCATATACTAATATAACATCAAACAAGACAATAATTGCTACATGGACTCCTACAACATATAGCATATCTTATGAACTTGATGGTGGAACAGTTAGCAATAATCCATCTAGTTATAATATTACAAGTCCTACATTTACATTAAAAAATCCTACAAAAGTAGGACATACATTTTTAGGATGGACTGGAAGTAATAGCAACACTGCTCAAACAAATGTTACTATTTCAAATGGTAGCATAGGTAATAAGAACTATATTGCAAATTGGCAAGTAAATACCTATACAATACATTTTAATCCAAATGGTGGATTGGTTTCATCTTCAGATAAAACAGTTAAATATGGTCAAAATTATGGAGCCCTACCAGTCCCCACAAAAGAAGGATATATATTCAATGGGTGGTTCACTGCAATAAATGGAGGTGTTTTGGTCAATAGTTCATCAATTATGGGGGCTGAGAATATAACTTTATATGCACAATGGACTTCTATCCTATTGGATGTTACAGTTCCAGAATCTTTAGATATTTATCAAATTCCAGGAAAAGTAGATCTAAAGATCAATGCATTATCTCTTCAAAATAACTGTATAGGAACAATAGATATAAGTAAGTTAAAAATTAATCTGTATAATGGATTTGATTTTGCTGAAATGAACAATGATTTTAAGAGAATGCCATTTAATACAAAAAAGATATATCTTGCCTTCAATAACTATAATCTTATGAATGATTATAATAGTGGGTTATCAATATCTCCTAATGGTTCCTTATCAGTGCAACTTAATGGAAAAATGGGTGGTTTTTCATATAACTCAAAAGATCAAATAGCCACCATGCATTTGATTATGAAAGTAAGAGGACAATAAAATGTACCAGTGACTGGTACATTTTATTATAGATATATTCTTCTTGCAAAATGCATAAAAAACGGTATAATAAAAGGTGAAGATAGCAATGCTATTGATTTGGTTTAGTCATCCTTCGCTAATTGTCAGTTATCGGAAGGATGACTACTTTTTTATTTGAATTATGATTTCCTTTATCTCTTTGAGAATAAGTAATATCAAAATGTATTCAGTCAAAAGTATCACCTCCTAACTGTCAAGTCAGGGAGGAATCGGTGAACGCATAATCAACAGATCACTATCTTCGACAATAATTATATCATATTTAAATACTATAGGCTACTTTTTGTAGTCTTTTATTATATCAAAAGTAAAAATAAAAGGAGATAATTATGTATAACATATTTAGAAAAAGAAAGAAGAAAAAAGATACTTGTAATGAAAAGGAACAATTAATCATAGATGAGTTTTATTTAACACATCCTGAAATAAAAGAAATGAAACTTATTGAACAAAGATATTTCTATGATAAAACGTGGCAGTTTACATTATCTAATGGAGAATGCTTTACAGTTGTTCGTAATGATATTGAATCATTAGAAAGTTTCTGTAAAACTATAACAGATTTAAAAAATTCTAACAAAACTGAACTATCAAAAGAATTACTATGCAGTTTAGATGAAAAAGATAAAATCTATTATGATTAAGAAATATAGGAGGTAGAAGGAATGTTATATCAGATATTACCAAGAAAGTCATATCAATTTAATCAGGAGAAAATGAATATGTTCTTTAAGACAATTGCATCTGTTAAGAATAAATTTTCTTGGAAAAGTATAATCCAAAATTTTCAAATGCATTATATAATTGATTGTACTGAAGATGATAAACTTAATTTTTATATTGATATAGAAGATAATTTAAATCACGAAGTTATTATAAATGCTCTTCATGTTTTGTTGGGTGAACAAGCTGATATATTTGTTGCTAAAGAGAAGCTGCAATCACATGATACTGTTAATACTCTTTATTTAAATAATGATCATAAAATTGGAGATAAGCCCAGACTGGCAACATATTGTAATGATTCTATTTTTATGAATATTTTGGGAATGATGCAACCAAGAACACGAATAGATATTAGTTTTAAAGTCGTTAAAGCATCCATGAACAATAAAAACAATGTTTTTATGAGTAGAATGGCTACAGATGTTTTAATTGAACTTATGATCCATGTATCAGGACATACAAAATACTCCAGAACAAAAGTTAAAAATATTTCAGATAGTATATCATCACTGACTGCTTCATCAGAACAGTTATGGACAAAATATAAATATGACATAAGACCAATTAAACTTACTGGCAGTGAAGCAATGAATTTTATACAGATACCGACTTTAAATAAAAAAGATGATCTTACATTAAATAGGATTCATCATTTGCTCCCAGGTCAAGTTACACTTAAAGATAATGAATTTGCAACTGGTATCTATACTGGAACATTGTATCACCCTATACAAAATGAAAGGAAAACGTATATTGATATTGATCATATTCGTAAACATGCTTTGGTTACTGGAACAACTGGATCAGGAAAATCTGCTGAAATAGAAGAATGGATAGATCAGATACTTTATGATCAGGTAACTGGAAAGGATAATATAGGGTTTACATTTATAGATCCTCTTGAAACATCAGCTTTAGGTGTTATTGATAAAATTTTAAAATTAAAAGATGATGGATATGATATTAATAAACTCTTAAAAAAAGTTAGATATGTAGATCTTTCAGCTGATGATTATATTTTTCCAATGGCGTTATTAAATCCTTCAACTGATTCTACAGAAACATTAGATTTCTTTAAATCATTATACGGAGATCTGAATACTATCCAGGTAGACAGAATGCTCACTTCAGCGATTAAATCATTATTGCTAGACGATGAAGAGCATTCTGTTTTTGATATTGAAAAGATCTTTAATTCAGGAGATTCAACTTTTAGAGATCGTCTGTTAAATAAGATTTCTAGAAATATCTATGCTGAAGATGAAATTAACTTTTTAAAGAACACTAAATTTAATCAGTCGATTGCTGATCCGATATTAAATCGTTTAGCATCATTTAAGAATTCAGAGAAAAAGAAATTGATGTTTTCTTTGACAAGCCAATATGATGCTTTAAAGGATATAAGAAAATGGATGGATGAGGGATATATCATATTGCTTAACTTAAAATCTATGAGTGATTTTGATATTAAGGTTATCTGTGGATATTTAACTACACAATATTATTTAGAAGCCAAGAAAAGACCTGACTTTTCAAAGTTGCATCTATTGCTTGTTGATGAAAGTCACAAGATACAGATGCCTATTTTTCCAAAAGTAGTTGCTGAATTAAGAAAGTCAGGTTTATCATTAACACTTATTACACAGTTACTTGAGCAATTCTCTCCTGACTACTCAGAACAACTTATTGGTAATATAAATACGATCATATCATTTAAGCAGAAAGCAAGAGCTGCAATGGAACTGCAAAGAAGAATACCATCTCAAGATGTCAGTAAAAATGATCTTATGCAATTACCATCAATGGTAGGCTATTTATCAATGGAAGAACAAGGAAAAGAGAGAAGTATTCTTATTAAGGCTAAACCACCATATCGCTATACTAATGGGAAATTAGTGGATTATACTAATCCGTCTGAAGTACAAAAGAACTTAGATAAAAATAGAAAATTTGCAAAAGAATTAATGGCTAGAGATTTTATGTCAAAAGCTGAAGCAGAAAAAATTGTATTTAAAGGACATGGCAGAAAAAAACATATTGAAGAAATCGAGAACGAAC harbors:
- a CDS encoding TraM recognition domain-containing protein, with amino-acid sequence MLYQILPRKSYQFNQEKMNMFFKTIASVKNKFSWKSIIQNFQMHYIIDCTEDDKLNFYIDIEDNLNHEVIINALHVLLGEQADIFVAKEKLQSHDTVNTLYLNNDHKIGDKPRLATYCNDSIFMNILGMMQPRTRIDISFKVVKASMNNKNNVFMSRMATDVLIELMIHVSGHTKYSRTKVKNISDSISSLTASSEQLWTKYKYDIRPIKLTGSEAMNFIQIPTLNKKDDLTLNRIHHLLPGQVTLKDNEFATGIYTGTLYHPIQNERKTYIDIDHIRKHALVTGTTGSGKSAEIEEWIDQILYDQVTGKDNIGFTFIDPLETSALGVIDKILKLKDDGYDINKLLKKVRYVDLSADDYIFPMALLNPSTDSTETLDFFKSLYGDLNTIQVDRMLTSAIKSLLLDDEEHSVFDIEKIFNSGDSTFRDRLLNKISRNIYAEDEINFLKNTKFNQSIADPILNRLASFKNSEKKKLMFSLTSQYDALKDIRKWMDEGYIILLNLKSMSDFDIKVICGYLTTQYYLEAKKRPDFSKLHLLLVDESHKIQMPIFPKVVAELRKSGLSLTLITQLLEQFSPDYSEQLIGNINTIISFKQKARAAMELQRRIPSQDVSKNDLMQLPSMVGYLSMEEQGKERSILIKAKPPYRYTNGKLVDYTNPSEVQKNLDKNRKFAKELMARDFMSKAEAEKIVFKGHGRKKHIEEIENELLTEGDALLSVQDGEKTKIEIKGEETTWDE
- a CDS encoding InlB B-repeat-containing protein produces the protein MKSKKISIVAIVLVLIFCHSFKNSYALVTLEERFKVILANSSGSLTKSLNIDLSGVNITENPSVRYYCEEDVRGTVYNSIAPATGTQLIWYDADKKVNKNWYSLGGNVSGNWSSNTASTLTFNTVDVTATTPYVRLPKVSKTGYTFTGWTISETQRAYYYFNGALRSTVGSSSISSKDGWYQIEVGMTSNALTVKPTFKINNYTVKFDDGMGNILKTQNVSYSSSATPPTPPTRPGYTFSGWNESYTNITSNKTIIATWTPTTYSISYELDGGTVSNNPSSYNITSPTFTLKNPTKVGHTFLGWTGSNSNTAQTNVTISNGSIGNKNYIANWQVNTYTIHFNPNGGLVSSSDKTVKYGQNYGALPVPTKEGYIFNGWFTAINGGVLVNSSSIMGAENITLYAQWTSILLDVTVPESLDIYQIPGKVDLKINALSLQNNCIGTIDISKLKINLYNGFDFAEMNNDFKRMPFNTKKIYLAFNNYNLMNDYNSGLSISPNGSLSVQLNGKMGGFSYNSKDQIATMHLIMKVRGQ